The proteins below come from a single Lactobacillus johnsonii genomic window:
- a CDS encoding amidohydrolase family protein, translating to MKIDAFAHILTPDFYQTMLKIDATIPQKYPFIKIETLVDLNQRIANWPDKNTKQVISFANINPEDFVDEEKASQIAQEANQELSTIIASYPDYFEAGVGMLALNNVPASLKILEKIKADKNLVGAQIFTRHLGKSIADSEFEPILLKAAELHLPLWLHPVFDNRKPDNNLVFSWEYELSQAMLQLVQSDIFKKAPDLKILVHHAGAMVPFFSGRINHILDPEHAEMFKNFYVDTAILGNTPALQLTIDYFGINHVLFGTDAPFAVMPAGADEIVSNAIENLDISDLYDKKIFETNYYHMLERQ from the coding sequence ATGAAAATAGACGCATTTGCACATATTTTAACGCCTGATTTTTATCAGACCATGTTAAAAATTGATGCTACAATTCCACAAAAATATCCTTTTATAAAGATAGAAACTCTCGTTGATTTAAATCAAAGAATAGCTAATTGGCCGGATAAAAATACTAAGCAGGTAATTTCATTTGCTAATATCAATCCAGAAGACTTTGTAGATGAAGAGAAAGCTAGTCAAATTGCACAAGAAGCAAATCAAGAACTGTCTACTATCATAGCTTCTTATCCTGATTATTTTGAAGCGGGAGTAGGGATGCTAGCGCTAAATAACGTTCCTGCTTCGCTCAAAATCTTAGAGAAGATTAAGGCCGATAAAAACTTAGTTGGCGCACAGATTTTTACTCGTCATTTAGGTAAAAGCATTGCTGATTCTGAATTTGAACCAATTTTGTTGAAAGCAGCTGAACTACATCTTCCTTTATGGCTACATCCCGTTTTTGATAATCGAAAACCAGATAATAATCTAGTATTTTCTTGGGAATATGAACTATCGCAGGCTATGTTGCAACTAGTACAAAGTGATATCTTCAAAAAAGCACCTGACTTGAAAATTTTAGTTCACCATGCAGGGGCTATGGTTCCATTCTTTAGTGGTAGAATTAATCATATTTTAGATCCAGAGCATGCTGAGATGTTTAAGAATTTTTATGTTGATACGGCTATTTTAGGTAATACGCCAGCTTTACAATTAACAATAGATTATTTTGGCATTAATCATGTCTTGTTTGGAACTGATGCTCCGTTTGCAGTGATGCCAGCAGGAGCTGATGAGATTGTATCTAATGCAATTGAAAATCTAGATATCTCGGATTTATATGATAAAAAGATCTTTGAAACTAATTATTATCATATGCTTGAGAGACAATAA
- a CDS encoding ABC transporter ATP-binding protein, with product MDRGRPQIEKGKHSFSFQDFFKLINRVHPKYWQLIVGILAGLIAMGANLIVPQFAQRIINNFKHLNINLVIITGIVFFGGVIISALSGYILGVFGEHVVSKLRDNLWARLLKMPVSYFDNTSTGEISSRLVNDTSQVKNLLANTLPNAITSLLQFFGAVVIMFMMDWQMSLIMVLAVPLVIFVLLPFMRLSGKIGRARQDELAKFSSESTNVLSEIRLVKSSNSEKKELATGTKRIAKLYAIGVKESWINSLMQPISNMLMMILVIGILTYGAIRVMQGTLTMGALISFLMYLFQLMGPVIIISQFFNELAKTSGSTERIGEMLNEPIEVSADNQKVDIAGKELKLQNVSFSYEKGKQILHDINVSAKPNTVVAFAGPSGGGKSTIFSLIERFYKPTSGKITIGGQNIEEIDLTDWRKQIGLVGQNSSVMPGTIRENLVYGLGRKVSDDELWHVLKMAYADKFVKEAEDGLETQIGERGVKLSGGQRQRIAIARAFLRDPKILMLDEATASLDSESEAMVQKALASLMKNRMTLVIAHRLSTIVDADKIYFIDHGTVSGSGTHDELVKSTPLYAEYVHNQFKK from the coding sequence ATGGATAGAGGAAGACCCCAGATTGAAAAAGGAAAACATAGTTTTAGTTTTCAAGATTTTTTTAAATTAATAAATCGAGTGCATCCCAAATATTGGCAATTAATTGTTGGTATTCTGGCTGGCTTAATTGCCATGGGAGCAAACTTAATTGTTCCTCAATTTGCACAAAGAATTATTAATAACTTTAAGCATTTAAATATAAACCTGGTAATTATTACTGGAATAGTATTTTTTGGTGGAGTAATTATTAGTGCCTTATCTGGTTATATTTTGGGAGTTTTTGGAGAGCATGTGGTTTCGAAACTTCGTGATAATCTCTGGGCTCGCTTACTTAAGATGCCAGTTAGTTATTTTGATAATACTTCGACAGGTGAAATTTCATCAAGACTAGTTAATGACACGTCACAAGTCAAGAATTTACTTGCTAATACCTTACCTAATGCAATTACTTCTTTATTACAATTCTTTGGTGCTGTCGTCATCATGTTTATGATGGATTGGCAGATGTCCTTAATCATGGTTCTTGCCGTTCCTTTGGTGATATTCGTTCTATTACCATTTATGAGATTGTCAGGAAAAATTGGCCGGGCACGTCAAGATGAACTGGCAAAATTTTCTAGTGAGTCAACTAATGTTTTAAGTGAAATCCGTTTGGTAAAATCAAGTAATTCAGAGAAGAAAGAGCTTGCTACTGGAACAAAAAGAATTGCTAAACTTTATGCAATTGGGGTAAAGGAATCCTGGATTAACTCCTTGATGCAGCCAATTTCTAATATGTTAATGATGATTTTAGTAATTGGTATTTTAACTTACGGTGCTATTCGTGTTATGCAAGGTACACTTACTATGGGTGCACTTATTTCCTTCTTAATGTATCTATTTCAATTGATGGGTCCAGTAATCATAATTAGTCAATTTTTCAATGAATTAGCTAAGACGTCAGGTTCAACTGAACGTATCGGCGAAATGCTTAATGAACCAATTGAAGTATCTGCCGATAATCAAAAGGTTGATATTGCTGGAAAAGAATTGAAGCTGCAGAATGTAAGTTTCTCATATGAAAAAGGAAAGCAAATTCTACATGATATCAATGTGTCGGCTAAGCCTAACACTGTTGTCGCCTTTGCTGGTCCATCAGGTGGTGGAAAATCAACAATTTTTTCACTAATAGAACGTTTCTATAAACCAACTTCGGGAAAGATAACTATTGGTGGTCAAAATATAGAAGAGATTGATTTAACTGATTGGCGTAAACAAATTGGACTTGTAGGTCAAAATTCATCAGTAATGCCCGGAACTATTCGTGAAAATCTGGTTTATGGCTTAGGAAGAAAAGTTAGTGACGATGAATTATGGCATGTTTTAAAGATGGCATATGCAGATAAATTTGTAAAAGAGGCAGAAGATGGCTTAGAAACACAGATTGGTGAACGAGGTGTTAAGCTGTCTGGTGGACAAAGACAGAGAATTGCAATTGCGAGGGCCTTTTTGCGTGATCCGAAAATCTTAATGCTTGATGAGGCTACTGCAAGTCTTGATTCAGAATCTGAAGCTATGGTACAAAAAGCCTTAGCAAGTCTGATGAAAAATAGAATGACTTTAGTAATTGCTCACCGTTTAAGTACAATTGTTGATGCAGATAAAATTTATTTCATTGATCATGGAACTGTTTCCGGCTCAGGTACTCATGATGAACTAGTAAAATCAACACCTCTTTATGCAGAATACGTTCATAATCAATTTAAAAAATAG
- the mgtA gene encoding magnesium-translocating P-type ATPase, with protein MLKFNSKDRVVTDATLAKQIAGKEKSEVLKQLDTSINGLNPAQAKKRLERDGLNEVSNKECHPKLHFLFDAFMTPFTGVLLFLALLSFLTNYLFVPADQKDLSTVIIMITMVLISGITSFIQNVKTSDAVDSLLNMVSVTTNIKRDGKDQELPTKDVVVGDIINLTAGDLVPADLYLLKSKDLFCSASSLNGESSPVEKLANEKPKENDNYLDYPNILYEGTNIVSGSAMGVVFATGDETVFGNLARTLSKNKNKETTFDIGIKNVSKILLIMTAVIAPLVFLINGLTKGDWLNALIFAIATAVGLTPEMLPVIVTSNLVKGSVEMARHETIVKRMNSIQNFGSADILCTDKTGTLTQDKVVLERHYDLNLEEKSKVLELSYLNSYYQTGMKDLIDKAIINAAKDELDTEEINQNYQKIDEIPFDFKRRRMSVVVMNKKHEHLLVTKGAAEEMLACSNRLEINDKITMLDQEQRQEILNKINQMNQDGLRVVLLAYKKNPAPVGEFSVDDEKELILTGFLAFLDPPKDSAKAALTALKRDGITVKILTGDNEAVTRNVGKQVGLDINCVYQGKDLENKSSAELKKMVEECDIFVKLSPQQKAQIIQLLRENNHTVAYMGDGINDAPAMKAADVAISVDTAVDIAKKSADIILLHKDLMILEKAVQIGRQVFGNTMKYIKITLSSNFGNILSILVASSFLPFLPMLPVQLLILDLMYGTSCLSIPFDTMNKHYLSEPRKWSTKKLPKFMFYFGPTSSIFDIITFALLFFIVCPQIIGSSYAGATASQKLLFSAVFCTGWFIESLWTQEMVIHALRDPGLPFIKQHATAIVTWATIGMAAIGTMLPFIIPVAKAVKFGPIPVYFLGIVFILLILYIALTMLVKKWYLKSEKCLI; from the coding sequence ATGTTAAAATTCAACTCTAAAGATCGTGTAGTAACTGATGCGACTTTAGCTAAGCAAATTGCTGGAAAAGAAAAGAGTGAAGTATTAAAGCAATTAGATACGTCAATTAATGGGTTAAACCCTGCGCAAGCAAAAAAGCGTTTAGAGCGCGATGGGTTAAATGAAGTATCAAATAAAGAGTGTCATCCAAAATTGCATTTTTTATTTGATGCTTTCATGACTCCATTTACAGGAGTATTACTGTTTTTAGCTCTTTTATCTTTTTTGACTAACTATCTTTTTGTTCCTGCAGATCAAAAGGATCTCAGTACAGTCATTATTATGATTACAATGGTTTTAATTTCTGGAATAACTAGTTTTATCCAGAATGTTAAAACCAGTGACGCAGTTGATTCACTATTAAATATGGTATCTGTAACCACGAATATCAAACGAGATGGAAAAGATCAGGAATTGCCAACTAAAGATGTTGTAGTTGGTGATATTATCAATCTAACTGCTGGGGATCTGGTACCAGCAGATCTGTATTTATTAAAAAGTAAGGATCTCTTTTGTTCAGCAAGTTCATTAAATGGTGAATCTAGTCCTGTTGAAAAACTAGCAAATGAAAAGCCAAAGGAAAATGATAACTATTTAGATTATCCGAATATTTTATATGAGGGAACAAATATTGTTTCAGGCTCTGCAATGGGCGTTGTATTTGCTACAGGTGATGAGACAGTTTTTGGTAATTTAGCACGTACTCTTAGCAAGAATAAAAATAAAGAAACAACTTTTGATATTGGAATCAAAAATGTTTCAAAGATTTTATTGATTATGACCGCCGTAATTGCACCTCTTGTATTTTTAATTAATGGTTTAACCAAAGGGGATTGGCTTAATGCATTGATTTTTGCTATTGCTACAGCTGTGGGACTAACTCCAGAAATGCTTCCTGTAATTGTTACAAGCAATCTAGTTAAGGGATCAGTTGAAATGGCAAGGCACGAAACCATTGTTAAAAGAATGAATTCAATTCAAAACTTCGGATCTGCAGATATTCTTTGCACAGATAAAACTGGGACTTTAACTCAAGACAAAGTAGTTTTAGAACGTCACTATGATTTGAATTTAGAAGAAAAATCAAAAGTCTTAGAACTATCATACTTGAACAGTTACTATCAAACAGGGATGAAAGACTTAATTGATAAGGCAATCATTAATGCAGCTAAAGATGAATTAGATACAGAAGAAATTAACCAAAATTATCAAAAAATTGATGAGATTCCCTTTGACTTTAAAAGAAGACGAATGAGTGTCGTGGTAATGAATAAGAAGCATGAACACTTATTAGTAACAAAAGGAGCTGCTGAAGAAATGCTTGCTTGCTCTAATCGGTTGGAAATTAACGATAAAATTACCATGCTTGATCAAGAGCAGAGACAAGAAATTTTAAATAAGATCAATCAAATGAATCAAGATGGGTTACGGGTGGTATTGCTAGCCTATAAGAAAAATCCTGCTCCTGTTGGTGAATTCAGTGTTGATGATGAGAAAGAACTAATTTTAACTGGATTTTTAGCATTTTTAGATCCACCAAAGGATAGTGCTAAAGCTGCATTAACTGCTTTAAAGAGGGATGGAATTACTGTAAAAATCTTAACTGGAGATAATGAAGCTGTCACTAGAAATGTTGGCAAACAAGTTGGGTTAGATATTAATTGCGTGTATCAGGGAAAGGACTTAGAAAATAAAAGTTCAGCTGAATTGAAGAAAATGGTTGAAGAATGTGATATTTTTGTAAAACTATCCCCACAACAAAAGGCACAAATTATTCAATTATTAAGAGAAAATAACCATACTGTTGCTTATATGGGAGACGGAATTAATGATGCGCCGGCTATGAAAGCAGCCGATGTTGCTATTTCCGTTGATACAGCCGTAGACATTGCTAAAAAATCTGCTGATATAATTTTGTTACATAAAGACTTAATGATTTTAGAGAAAGCTGTTCAAATTGGTCGGCAAGTCTTTGGAAATACGATGAAATATATTAAAATTACACTTTCATCTAACTTTGGTAATATTTTATCAATTTTAGTAGCATCATCATTTCTTCCTTTTCTTCCAATGCTTCCAGTTCAACTTCTCATTTTAGATTTAATGTACGGTACCAGCTGTCTATCAATTCCATTCGATACAATGAACAAACATTATTTATCTGAACCAAGAAAGTGGAGTACTAAGAAGCTTCCTAAGTTTATGTTCTATTTTGGTCCTACATCTTCGATTTTTGACATCATAACTTTTGCATTACTGTTCTTTATAGTTTGTCCACAAATTATCGGAAGTAGCTATGCAGGAGCAACTGCTTCACAAAAATTACTTTTTTCAGCTGTCTTTTGTACTGGCTGGTTTATTGAATCGCTTTGGACCCAAGAAATGGTTATTCATGCACTTAGAGATCCAGGCCTCCCATTTATTAAACAGCATGCTACAGCAATTGTTACATGGGCAACGATTGGTATGGCTGCAATTGGGACTATGTTACCATTTATTATTCCTGTCGCAAAAGCAGTGAAATTTGGTCCAATTCCAGTATATTTTTTAGGAATTGTATTTATTTTATTGATTTTATACATTGCTTTAACGATGTTAGTAAAGAAATGGTATCTAAAATCAGAGAAATGTTTAATCTAA
- a CDS encoding aldo/keto reductase produces the protein MTEVPTITLNDGNKMPLLGLGVFQIPDHEKARQTVEMALANGYRMIDTAEVYENQIAVGEAIAESAVNRDDIFLTTKIWVSNMSFKKATKAIDHDLKELGTDYLDLVLLHQPYGDTFGAWNALAAAKRAGKVRSIGLSNFYPDQYMNLELAHEDKPAINQIEINPWFQQTNDVKFFQGRDVAVEAWAQFAEGKHDIFNNKTLKEIAEAHHKTTAQVILRWLTQQDIVVIPKSVHEKRQKENLDIFDFELTKDEMDKIKGLDKGVSQFFDHRDPAVIDDIFGESLKQLRDSE, from the coding sequence ATGACAGAAGTTCCAACTATTACATTAAATGATGGCAATAAAATGCCTTTACTTGGTTTAGGCGTCTTCCAAATACCAGATCATGAAAAAGCAAGACAAACAGTAGAGATGGCGTTAGCAAACGGTTATCGCATGATTGATACTGCAGAAGTATATGAAAATCAAATTGCTGTAGGTGAAGCAATTGCAGAGAGTGCAGTTAATAGAGACGATATTTTCTTAACTACAAAAATTTGGGTTTCAAACATGTCATTTAAAAAAGCTACTAAAGCAATTGATCATGACTTAAAAGAATTAGGAACTGATTATTTAGACTTAGTATTACTTCACCAACCATATGGCGATACATTCGGCGCTTGGAACGCTTTAGCTGCTGCTAAGCGCGCTGGTAAAGTTCGTTCAATTGGTTTATCAAACTTTTATCCTGATCAATACATGAACTTAGAGCTTGCTCATGAAGATAAGCCAGCAATTAACCAAATTGAAATTAATCCATGGTTCCAACAAACTAACGATGTTAAATTCTTTCAAGGAAGAGATGTAGCTGTAGAAGCTTGGGCTCAATTTGCAGAAGGTAAACATGATATTTTCAATAATAAGACATTGAAAGAAATTGCTGAAGCTCACCACAAGACTACTGCTCAAGTTATTTTGCGTTGGCTAACCCAACAAGATATTGTTGTTATTCCAAAATCTGTTCATGAAAAACGTCAAAAAGAAAATCTTGATATTTTTGACTTTGAATTAACTAAAGATGAAATGGATAAGATTAAAGGATTAGATAAGGGCGTAAGTCAATTCTTTGACCACCGTGACCCAGCAGTAATTGATGATATTTTCGGAGAAAGCCTAAAGCAATTACGTGATTCAGAATAG
- a CDS encoding cupin domain-containing protein: protein MAKNEEEVKNSVFGFGKFNEAYAKYFQGKSYLNPLASSKEAKTGVSNVSFEPGCRNDWHMHSIPQILIAVAGEGWYQEEGKPAQKMVPGDVVIVNPNTKYWHGATKDSWFAHVAVMVGDGKTTWLEPVSDEEYDKLG from the coding sequence ATGGCAAAAAATGAAGAAGAAGTAAAAAATAGTGTCTTTGGCTTTGGTAAATTTAACGAAGCATACGCAAAATACTTTCAAGGAAAGAGTTACCTCAATCCTTTAGCATCAAGTAAAGAGGCTAAAACTGGTGTAAGTAATGTAAGTTTTGAGCCTGGTTGTCGTAATGATTGGCACATGCACTCAATTCCTCAAATCCTAATTGCCGTTGCAGGTGAAGGTTGGTATCAAGAAGAAGGTAAACCAGCACAGAAGATGGTTCCCGGGGATGTTGTAATTGTTAACCCTAATACTAAATACTGGCATGGTGCTACCAAGGATTCATGGTTTGCTCATGTAGCAGTAATGGTCGGAGACGGTAAAACCACTTGGCTTGAGCCAGTTTCTGATGAAGAATATGACAAGTTAGGTTAA
- a CDS encoding aldo/keto reductase, translated as MKHLTLNNGVKIPIFGFGTYEISPDQTKEAVLSAFKDGYRLIDTAQYYQNEQQVGEAVRASNLNRDEVFITTKTMTDGYEATKQGLDESLNKSGLDYFDLVLIHWPMGHDLDTWRALEEAYKAGKTRAIGISNFNSRQTLELINHAEIRPMVDQIETHLLLQQWKMHEFLKKENIIHESYSPLGNGQQNLMTNPVLQKIGEKYGKSPIQVILRYLVQNDIVTIPRSTNPAHIKANIDIFDFELDKEDLKQLRALDERKPIDGWPAEMREDEDY; from the coding sequence ATGAAACATTTAACGTTAAATAACGGTGTTAAAATCCCAATTTTTGGCTTTGGAACTTACGAGATTAGCCCAGACCAAACAAAAGAAGCTGTTTTATCTGCTTTTAAAGATGGCTACCGTTTAATTGATACAGCACAATATTATCAAAATGAACAGCAGGTAGGAGAAGCAGTCCGCGCAAGTAATCTTAATCGGGATGAAGTTTTCATTACTACAAAGACCATGACTGATGGATATGAAGCGACTAAGCAGGGACTAGATGAATCTCTAAATAAAAGTGGCTTAGATTATTTTGATTTAGTCTTAATTCATTGGCCAATGGGCCACGATTTAGATACTTGGCGCGCTCTAGAAGAAGCATATAAAGCTGGTAAAACGCGAGCTATTGGTATCAGTAATTTTAATAGTCGACAAACTTTAGAATTAATTAATCATGCAGAAATTCGGCCCATGGTTGATCAGATTGAAACACATCTTTTATTACAACAATGGAAAATGCACGAATTTTTGAAAAAAGAAAATATTATTCATGAAAGCTATAGTCCGTTAGGTAACGGTCAACAAAATCTGATGACTAATCCAGTGTTACAAAAAATTGGTGAAAAATATGGTAAATCACCAATCCAAGTGATTTTACGGTATTTAGTCCAGAATGACATTGTAACTATTCCTCGCTCTACTAATCCAGCCCATATTAAAGCTAATATTGATATCTTTGATTTTGAGTTAGATAAAGAGGATCTTAAGCAGCTTCGTGCTTTAGATGAGCGCAAGCCAATTGATGGTTGGCCAGCAGAAATGCGAGAAGATGAGGATTATTAA
- a CDS encoding replication-associated recombination protein A, translating into MPIKKPLADLIRPKNLSQFVGQTKLISEGKLLYQIIKNHVPISLLLWGPPGTGKTSLAQIIAREYDYPLATFNASIDNKAKLMQIINTYPYQSFVLLIDEIHRMTTTLQDYLLPYLENGQILLIGATTENPIMSIVPAVRSRCQIFEFETLDDKDISEVLVRALKEVFHLDEKQIDKEAINIIARSADGDLRVALNLLETIHAVNGEKISAKNVKEFVKGQHFAYDRKATKHYDYLAAYSDSMAGSDTDAALYYLTVLLKNGDLPSVVRRLREIPYTYVGLANPEQVTQIVVAANQAEKIGMPKAKYPLMFATMLMCLSPKSGAFDEIWAKLDKDTIHPNKHPMPRGLRDMHYKHSEEITGGGLIDNPFTQPFQIAKQNYMPKGLEGQRYYFAKDNINEKKLEQQYLKLHKYIYGKEYGE; encoded by the coding sequence ATGCCTATCAAAAAGCCACTAGCAGATTTGATCCGGCCAAAAAATTTATCGCAATTTGTAGGTCAAACTAAGCTAATTTCTGAAGGAAAGCTCCTTTATCAGATTATCAAAAATCATGTTCCAATTTCGCTCTTATTATGGGGACCGCCTGGAACAGGAAAAACAAGTCTAGCGCAAATTATTGCTCGAGAATATGATTATCCGCTAGCCACTTTTAATGCTTCGATTGATAATAAAGCAAAGCTGATGCAAATCATTAATACTTATCCTTATCAATCATTTGTTCTACTGATTGATGAAATTCATCGCATGACGACAACATTGCAGGATTATCTTTTGCCTTATTTAGAGAACGGACAAATTCTTTTAATTGGCGCAACTACTGAAAATCCTATTATGTCAATTGTTCCTGCTGTCCGCTCACGTTGTCAGATTTTTGAATTTGAGACTTTAGACGATAAGGATATTAGTGAGGTTTTAGTCCGAGCTCTAAAAGAAGTATTTCATTTAGATGAAAAACAAATAGATAAAGAAGCAATTAATATTATTGCTCGTTCAGCTGATGGAGATTTGCGTGTAGCATTAAATTTATTAGAAACTATTCATGCAGTTAATGGAGAAAAAATTTCAGCTAAAAATGTTAAGGAGTTTGTAAAAGGTCAACATTTTGCTTATGACAGAAAAGCAACTAAACATTATGATTATTTAGCAGCTTATTCCGATTCAATGGCTGGGTCCGATACTGATGCAGCCTTGTATTATCTTACCGTCTTACTTAAAAACGGAGATCTACCGTCAGTAGTACGGCGTTTGCGAGAAATTCCATACACATATGTTGGCTTAGCCAATCCAGAACAAGTAACGCAAATAGTAGTTGCAGCTAATCAGGCAGAAAAAATAGGGATGCCAAAGGCAAAATATCCTTTGATGTTTGCGACTATGTTAATGTGTTTGTCCCCTAAGTCAGGTGCTTTTGATGAAATTTGGGCAAAGCTAGATAAAGATACTATTCATCCTAATAAGCATCCCATGCCACGTGGATTACGAGATATGCATTATAAGCATTCAGAAGAAATAACAGGTGGTGGGTTGATAGATAATCCATTTACACAACCATTTCAAATTGCAAAACAAAATTACATGCCTAAGGGGCTTGAAGGTCAAAGATATTATTTTGCAAAAGATAATATTAATGAGAAAAAGCTCGAACAACAATATTTGAAACTTCATAAATATATTTATGGTAAGGAATATGGAGAGTAG
- the tpx gene encoding thiol peroxidase, with translation MKITFKGKEVKLIGTPPAVGEEMPNFAVLNKNNQEFTKSDLLGKFSLISVVPDINTPVCSIQTKTFNKTMDKFPEINFLTISTNIVEDQQNWCAAEDVKNMQLMSDKNLSFGKATGLLIPESGILARSVWVLDPNGKILYRELVDEITHEPNYDAVLNELKQLH, from the coding sequence ATGAAAATCACTTTTAAAGGTAAAGAAGTTAAATTAATAGGTACTCCGCCAGCAGTTGGTGAAGAAATGCCTAATTTTGCAGTACTAAATAAGAACAATCAAGAATTCACTAAGTCTGATTTGTTAGGTAAATTTAGTTTAATTAGTGTAGTACCAGATATTAATACTCCTGTTTGCAGTATTCAAACCAAAACTTTTAATAAAACAATGGATAAATTTCCAGAAATTAACTTTTTGACTATTTCCACTAATATCGTTGAAGACCAACAAAATTGGTGTGCTGCTGAAGATGTTAAAAATATGCAATTGATGTCTGATAAAAATTTGTCATTTGGTAAAGCAACTGGCTTATTAATTCCAGAATCTGGCATTCTTGCTCGTTCCGTTTGGGTCCTTGATCCTAATGGTAAAATTCTATACCGTGAATTAGTTGATGAAATTACACATGAGCCAAATTATGATGCAGTATTAAACGAACTAAAACAATTACATTAA
- a CDS encoding Bax inhibitor-1/YccA family protein, which yields MYNFDQEPERRHLVDEAGLNSFLSKIYGYMALAVFVSALSAYLTMTVFARQMVSLMVHHPWTMWLLLLIPIVLTFAINFQATRNPVASFILLMVTAIIYGVTFAFIAGTYTGQDIASAFVASATVFVVMAILGTVTKKDLSRWGSYASAALIGLIVAMLINMFLKSSAANYIFSFIAVIIFTVLTAWDAQRMKNIYLQFGGEVSANGLAVMGALQLYLDFVNLFLQFLTIFGSNDNNN from the coding sequence ATGTATAATTTCGATCAAGAACCAGAGCGGCGTCACTTAGTTGATGAAGCTGGACTAAATAGCTTTTTAAGTAAAATTTACGGCTATATGGCTCTCGCTGTTTTTGTATCTGCTCTGAGTGCTTACTTAACGATGACTGTATTTGCTAGACAAATGGTTTCTTTAATGGTTCATCATCCCTGGACGATGTGGCTTTTATTATTAATTCCGATTGTTCTAACATTTGCAATTAATTTTCAGGCAACAAGAAATCCAGTAGCAAGTTTTATTTTACTGATGGTGACAGCGATTATTTATGGAGTAACTTTTGCTTTTATTGCAGGCACATATACAGGGCAAGATATTGCTTCTGCTTTTGTCGCATCTGCAACGGTCTTCGTAGTCATGGCCATTTTAGGTACAGTTACTAAGAAAGATCTAAGTAGGTGGGGCTCCTACGCGTCAGCAGCATTAATTGGTTTAATTGTAGCGATGTTAATCAACATGTTTTTAAAGAGTTCAGCAGCTAATTACATCTTTTCATTCATTGCAGTTATTATCTTCACTGTTTTAACTGCTTGGGATGCACAAAGAATGAAGAACATCTATTTACAATTTGGTGGTGAAGTTTCTGCGAATGGATTAGCCGTTATGGGAGCTCTTCAGTTATATCTAGACTTTGTTAACCTATTTTTGCAATTCTTAACTATTTTTGGCTCAAATGATAATAATAATTAA
- a CDS encoding transcriptional regulator, producing MSDCKITPTDLTVANSNLAYTASLLAGEGHSVQISYNNLYDKKLEGLTARPLSPQITDPNIVIWKKNRKLSNLGNLFLEKLRDSLNN from the coding sequence TTGTCCGATTGTAAGATTACCCCAACTGATTTAACGGTTGCAAACAGCAATTTAGCTTATACTGCGTCTCTTTTAGCTGGTGAAGGTCATAGCGTCCAAATTTCTTATAATAATTTATATGATAAGAAACTAGAAGGCTTAACTGCTCGCCCTCTTTCTCCCCAAATTACTGATCCCAATATCGTTATTTGGAAGAAGAATCGAAAGCTATCTAATTTAGGAAACTTATTTTTAGAAAAATTACGAGACTCGCTCAATAATTAA
- a CDS encoding MarR family winged helix-turn-helix transcriptional regulator, which translates to MTDKVEKYQEMMDLFRLYFNFSKRFYGEEVKFSQLTPQQGRTLMYIQEHPGMIQRELADNFHLRNASVTNMLKNLERDGYIQRKQDEKSARIKRIYITQLGEKQVIEMKKSFNLILKKLSSRVDEKLLDQLIPLLKELNQQVRNN; encoded by the coding sequence ATGACAGATAAAGTAGAAAAATATCAAGAAATGATGGATTTATTCCGTTTATACTTCAACTTTTCTAAAAGATTTTATGGGGAAGAAGTAAAATTTAGTCAACTTACTCCTCAGCAAGGACGAACTTTGATGTATATTCAAGAGCATCCCGGTATGATTCAAAGGGAACTAGCTGATAATTTTCATTTACGTAATGCCAGTGTAACTAATATGTTGAAAAATCTTGAACGTGATGGATATATTCAACGCAAGCAAGATGAAAAGTCTGCTCGAATTAAACGGATTTATATTACCCAGTTAGGAGAAAAACAAGTTATTGAGATGAAAAAAAGCTTTAACTTGATATTAAAAAAACTTTCTAGTCGAGTAGACGAAAAGCTATTAGATCAATTAATTCCACTCCTGAAGGAACTAAACCAACAAGTTCGAAATAATTAG